Below is a window of Vulpes vulpes isolate BD-2025 chromosome 5, VulVul3, whole genome shotgun sequence DNA.
gaatattagttgaccatacatttcagggtccacttctgggttctctattctgttccattgatctatgtgtctgtttttgtgccagtaccacactgtcttgatgaccacagctttgtagtacaacctgaaatctggcattgtgatgcccccagatatggttttcttttttgaaattcccctggctattcggggtcttttctgattccacacaaatcttagaataatttgttctaactctctgaagaaattgcactgttggggatttaccccaaagattcagatgcaatgaaacgccaggacacctgcaccctgatgtttctagcagcaatgtccacaatagccaaactgtggaaggagcctcggtgcccatcgaaagatgaatggataaagaagatgtggtttatgtacacaatggaatattcctcagccattagaaacgacaaatacccaccatttgcttcaacgtggatgaaactggagggtattatgctgagtgaagtaagtcaattggagaaggacaaacagtgcatgttctcattcatttggggaatataaataatagtgaaagggaatataagggaagggagaagaaatgtgtgggaaatatcagaaagggagacagaacataaagactcctaactctgggaaacgaactaggggtggtggaaggggaggagggcggggggtgggggtgaatgggtgacgggcactgatgggggcacttgacggggtgagcactgggtgttattctgtatgttggtaaattgaacaccaataaaaaacaaatttattatttaaaaaaaaacaaaaaacaaaaaacaaacaaacaaacaaaaaaacctggtCTTGGGAcaaggcctgggtggctcagtggttgagggtctgcctttggctcagtgtgtgtgtgtgtgtgtgtgtgatcctggggtccccggatcgggtcccacgtcgggctccctgcatggggcctgcttctccctctgcctgtgtctctgcttctctctctctcatgaataaataaataaaatcttaaaaaaaacccaaactggtCTTTAAGTTACTGTATTTAAAAGCGTTAAATTAAGGTTAAGACACATATTCAATCTCGTGGATTTCATTAAATCTTGAAATAACTTTCTGAgtacttaaaaatgtgtatttctaataaattttttcttatttgaagtgTTGGTAGCGTTTATATTAGTACTTAGCCTATTTGCACATCTCAGTCTGAATACCGATACCAGAGGTGCATGCTCGGGACGCTGGACTGAAGTCCGACCAGAGCAGTTTGGAAGCCAGGGGCCCTAAGAACCTTTACCCTCTGGCCTTGCTTTTGGTAAATTTCCAGAGTGGAGGGtcgcttttattttattttaaggttttatttatttattcatgagagacacagagagagagagaggcagagacccaggcagagggagacgcaggctccgcgcagggagcccgacgcgggactcgaccccgcgTCCCCAGGACCAGGcgcgggctgcaggcggcgccacaCCGCGGAGCCCCGGGGCCGCCGTGCACCCGCTCTCGCGCTCACGCACCGAACACGGAGCGCGCGGCCCGGGCCCCAGGCGACCGCGGGGAGGCGctgctcccccccccgcccccggccgcgggCGGCGGCACCCGGACGGCTGAGTCCGCCCCGGAAGCCCGGCCCAGGTCAGGCGGCCGCCAGCGCGCAGCGAGCTCGGGGAGCAGCCGCCGCGGAGCCGGAGCCGCAGGTACCGGGCGGAGGCGCGCGTCCCCGGGGTccccgggcgggggggcggaggcACCgagcggggggggggaggggggaggggggaggcggacACGCCCGGGCCGGGGCGCCCCCTGCGCTGCGCGGAGCCCGCGGGAAGGGAGAGGCGCCCCCCACCGGGGAGCCCCCGTCCGCGCcgcgcccccctcctccctccctccctcccgccgcgcttccctccgtccttcctgTGCCCCGTTTGTCTCTTCCGTagtctctgcttttcttcatcctttttctttctttcacgtGGCCTTCAGTGGCCGCTTCTCCTCGACACCACGCTCCCTTGCCTGTCTGCGCCTGGTCTGCGGCCCCAGGAATCAGTTTAAGGGACtccccggctccggctcccgctcgGGTGAGGCCTCGGGGCGCAGCAGCCTCCGCCGCCGCCTGTGCTGCcttcccgccccccacccgcgccctcccgctgccctggcccctggcacacgccctcccaggccccaggggaccCCTCATCCTTGGCCCTTATCATCTTCCTCTTCCTACCTGCAAATACTGGAAATTCTTAAAAACTAGGCGAGtcgggcacctgggggctcagcggttgagcacctgcctttgggtcaggtcgtggtccccagagcctgggatccagtcccacagggagcctgcctctccctctgtctgtgtctctgcccctctctctgtctctctgtctcatgaataaataaataatcttaaaacaacaacaacagcaatctAGGTGGATTTCCCCTGTAGGCCTCTCTGTACCTCGTAGGTTCATCCCATTTGCCTGGGATCTCTGGCAACCTGGTGCTAATGGCCCGGACCTCTTGCTCTGGGACTTCTCCCGGCCTCAGGAACCTGCCTGGGTTCACCAGcgcccctccctgtctccctcacaGGTTCCTAGGTACCTAGGTGCTCTGCATGGTCTACACATCTCAGATGGAATGTATCACCTTCCTCATTCCATGTGGCTCCTCAGATAAACCTCCAGTGGTTCATGGCTGGCCCGAAGCGTCAATTAGCTAGGAGTCTgctaaaagataaactgaggcatattgaAGAGTTGAGTTCACTTGAGCGCAGATTAGTTCGAATGGGGCAGCATCCCGTCTGGCAGTGGAAGGATCTGAGGAACTGCCCAGAATCGAAGACTTCTAAGCAGAAGGGGAGTGGGACTAAGGAAGTTATCCTGGCAAAACAGAGGGTTGGTTATTGCAAAGTTATCTTCCATTAGGGAATGGCAGGGGACTGTCAGCAGGGGACCTCACTAGGCGGCTCCTGATTCACAGGTTTAAGATCCCATTTTGGGGAGAGCCGAAACTAATGAAATCAAGACTCCGGATCTGGGGCTGAGCATAAGCAACTCCACCTGGggcctgttgtcttgtttttgGCCAGCCTCAGTGTCATCCTTGACTCCTTTTCCGTGTCCCTCATGTGCCCCTCATGTGATGGGTCACCCGGCCCGGGCAGTGccaccctccaccctgccctgctCGTGCTTCCTCCCTATCCCGCAGCCACTGCTTAATGGCAGTAGGCAGCCAGCAGCTTCCCCAGCCTTTTTCCAGGCTCAGCGGTGAGCCGCTGAGTTTCTAAAATCCAGTGGACTCATagaaaaacatttgtttaaaaaccaTCCCTGGCTTTCCGGACCATAGCTCAAGGTCAGGCTTCTTGTCTCTTGCCACCTTGTGTCACGCGACCACAGAGAGCCAGCGCCCCCGCCCCACATCGCCTGCCCTGCACCTCCTGCCACCTTCTTTCTCCTGCCAATCCCATCACCGTGGCCTTAACGTCACCTCCCCCTTCCTCACCTCCCAGAAGCTCTTGCCCAGCCCCTGAAAGCCAGCTCACCCCTCGCCTTCCCCTGAGcttttaaagagaatttattcCACTTCTCTGTGGGCTTCCTTAGGACTTTATAAATGATCCAGTTACAGAGCACAGGGCTGGCTTGAAACCACCCATCTATGTTTGTGTGGCTCCCTATAGGCTGGAAATCAGACCTTTCCACATTATTGTGTTCTTATGATGCAGTGGGATGGTGACACGGGTACCCAGAGGTGTTGTTTCATATCATGTTGAAATTCATCCCTTTTTAGATTTATATCGGGCAAATTCCTCTTTGTTTCAAGCCCCGCCCTCTCGAAAGCTTAATGTGCACATGAGATTGGGTCATCACAAAGTAATGGGGCATCACGAGGAAAGAGAGTCATAGGGTTATCCTGTTCCAGCTCCTGCCTCTTTATGGGTGTGACCTGGACACACCCCCGAGGCGCCCTCGGGATAAGTGTGTGCCAGTGTGTCATCGCTGATGGATGGGGCAGACGCTGATGGGAAATACCCTGCTACTGACCAGCACCTGCCCACGTGGAAGTGcaatgaaggaagaggaaagatggaaggaCCCAGAAGAAGGCATTTGCCATTAGGTGCAGTTAAAATGTACAGTTGGCATTGGTGTGAATTTCCAGTACACTCCTTTGCCTGTTCAGGCaggaccacacacacacacacacacacacacaaacacacacacacagcactcaCACGCAGCCACCTAAGTTTAGGCTCAGGTAGGATCAACTCCAGAGTTGTGTCTATCACCTCTGCTTTACCTAATTCTCTCCTCCTTCGGGTCCCTTTGGTGCCACCTGTGCTGGGCCCCGTGCTGTGCAGTTTGCGTCTCCCTCGGGCTCCTAGCTGTTCCTTTTCTGAAAGTCCTCCAATGCCAGGCGAGGAAATGTACGGCCGGAGGTGGCCTGCAGGCAGGCTAGACACTGCTCCCTCATGGGACTTGCCCACTGCAGATGCATCAGCGTTCCCACACCTGCAGCCCTCGGGTTCAAGCCGAGCAGCTGAAGGTTCTGGAGAGGCTTCCAGAGGGGAGGACAGTGAGGAACTTCCACTGTTGTCCTCTAAGAAGTGACCTGTAAAGTATAGCATACCGCTGTGCAAGCTTTGCCACTATTGTATTCTCTTGGTTGATGTTGTATGATTGATTGATAGATGGAtggatttatccatttattcattttagagagagagtgagtgtgagcaggaggaggtgcatagtgaaagggagagaggatcttcaagccaagtccccgctgagcagagcctgacatggggcgggtggtggtggtggtgcttgatctcaggaccctgagattatgacctgagctgaaaccaagaattggctGTTTAACCTCCCGACCCATTCAAGCACCCCTTGGTTGATATGTTACATCATTTCTTTTAAACCTGAATTTGCACTAGTTGGGTCTATTGTAGAATCTATATTTAGACTCCAaccttatacttttttttttttttttttggttggttggtttgacatcacacttttttttttccttcctaaatcAGAGACATCTTCtatctcctctttaaaaaaaagccttaagAAGAAGCTTTCAAGGAACCAGTCAACCCTGGGGAGGCTCTGGTTGAAACAGTTGTCTCCCTGTCCTCTTGCACCCACTGAGctcctctgctctcctgcccctGAGACATCCAGGAGATCCCCGCCTCACCCAAGGCCTAAGGAGATACAGTTGCAGGGGCAGAGTCTGTGTCCTGCCTGCATTCCTTGATCATGGCCTCATGTCATTCTGACCTTTGCTTCTCTTGTCGTATCTCCTTCTCTGGCTCTGagcctcctgccttcctcttaGGAGGACCCAGGAATTATGCTGAGCCCACCTGGATACTGGAGGAAATCTCCCTGTCTCAAGTCCTTGATTCAGTGAATCATATCTGCAAGGCCTCTAATGCTGTGCAAGATAACAAAGGTTTGGGAGGTTGAACGTGGCTGGCTGTGGGGGTGTGGTTATTCTTCTGGCCATGCCACTGACCACTGACAGGGGTGCTGTTGGCCAGATGACACAACGGTGGGCTTGGCTGATGTGCTTCTGTGTTGTCCTTTTGATACAGACCTTCCCTGATGGATGATCTCTATGAAGCAAATGGCAGTTTTGCCATCAACTTATTAAAAATGTTGGGTAGAGAGGACAGCTCGCGAAATGTGTTCTGCTCCCCTCTGAGCATCTCCTCTGCCCTGGCCATGGTCTTCATGGGGGCCAAAGGAAACACCGCTGCCCAGATGTCCCAGGTATGTGTGCCTGTCGCAGAGGAAGAACAGTGGGTCGCTTTTTTCAGTTCTTTCACAGAGCTCGTCATTTCATACGTCACAGCAGCTGATGGAAGCCAGGGCGGCTGGCAGGTGGCTGGTGGGTGGCAGGAGGCACCCTGGTGAGGGAAAAAGAGCAGCTGGAGGCAGAAATGGGAATTGTTTCAGAACCTGCAGCCTACCTTGACAGCCCACCTGCAGGACCTTGACCAAACGAGTCATTATGTCACTTTTGCTACTAGATCAGAGCATCAATATGTGATAGCAAAGTGGTGACTTTGATAAGTCAGGTGAGCTATAATTCTGTCCCACAGGAAGTCTGGAAATTTCACCTTTGTTACATTTTAGGTTTTTGCTAACGTCAAATACCCAATTGAGATGTAGCTGTTTGAACGAACTTTCTGTTAAGTGGGTTCTTTCTAGGGTATGATTAGGCATAAGCACAGGAAGAAAGCACCACAGTGTGGACTTTTGTTTCTGAAATCATTGAGAAGGAACGTGTAATCTGATTGAGCTGAAACGGGTCCCCAGGACCTGAGCTACAAAGGCAGTAGTGGCAAACACTTTAGGGAAGTAATCTCTAATCTTTTTGTTAGCTTAAGTTTCTCGGACAGTCCCAGAACATGGCCAGTGCCCAGGACTTCCCCATTGATAGCAGGGGTATGTGGGCACCTTCTGGAAGTGCCCCTGGGGATggcagctggggggtggggggacgggcgGGTGGTTTCTTCCagctgcctggaggagggaggCTTTGGACGAGGGCCATTGGGAGACAGAGGAACAACCTTAACTTCCACTCTGACTTGACATGGAAGTCACAGGGTGGTCTGCAGAACGTCTGAAATTGCTGCTGACGTAGTCTCTGTTGATTTCTGCTCATTCTTGTCTTCCCTGGGTCATGCCAGCTTCATTCCAGCTACCTATTTGTTCTGTTGTGTCTCCCTTCTGAGTCATCACACCCACCTTTCTAAGTGGGTCAATCTGCCAGGTCAGTGGTTTACGCCCTGGCACGATTTTGTCTTCCAGGGGACATCTGCCACTGACGGGACAGCTTGGTTGTCCTAGCTGAGAGGTCCTCCTGACATCTAGTGGTTAGAGGCTAGAAATGCTCACAATCTCTTAAAACATGGAGAATAGCCCCCGCAATGAAGTATCTGACCCCAAATGCAACAGCGCCCAAGTGGAGAAGTGCTGTGGGAGAGTTAAACCAAACCCCCTTCAAGATGGGGGAGCTGTTGTGATCTTCAGCGCAGGGGTTGGTTTGGAGATAGCTCTTTGTGGGAGCAAGATGGCAATGGCAATGTTACAAGGCCCCGTCCTTGTCTGTTACCAGGCGCTTTGTTTGAGCAGAGATGGAGATATTCACCAAGGTTTCCGGTCGCTCCTCGCGGAGGTTAACAAATCCGGCACTCAGTACTTGCTCAGAACTGCCAACAGACTCTTCGGAGAGGAGACATGTGATTTTCTTCCAGTAAGTTGTGCTCACGTattgatgtcaaaaaaaaaaaaaaaaaaaaggcaaaaaaagataGACACTGCAGAAGAACAGAGATAAAGTATAATTCTGGTGCCTTAAATGTGCCCAGAATTGTAATCTTctgtaattttgaattttatgattGCCTCTggtctttttaaaagttgtttttgagAGATTCTTCCCAAATGTCAACCTCAATATGTGCATCCTCCTGCACCCagacctgcctccctgccccttgACCCCCTATGTCGCAGTGACCACATTGTCCCCTGTGTGTATACAGCTGTCCCCAGTCTCACCTCCGGTTGTTGGGTGGTTCCTGCAGGGCCAGTCTCTCAAGGCCTCTTAAATGTGTCCCCTCTTTGAATCATCGCCACCACTGCCTGGGTCCAGTCCATTCTCACTGTATTTTCTACACCATTAAATTCTTTCCTGATGGATCTCTCCACGTCCAGCCAGGTTCTCCCATACTTGTGACACAAgagtctttttaattaaaattggtTCATAAAAGTGAGGCTTTTAGTCTGTGCACTTCCTATTTACTGAAGCCTGTCATTCCCAAGCTCCCCAGTGCAGTAAAAGCCTGCCATCACGCAATAAGTGAGGGCCAAAAAATTATGTTGCATACTCTGCAGAGTGTGGCGACCTCAGATCAATGGAGTCATCTGGGCAAACCTGGCCATCTTCCTGGCCGGCAGTTCCAAGGATGCCTCTGTCCGATTCAAATACATCCCTGTCCTGGCTGCTGTAGAGATCGCCTGTTTGGGGCTTAAGTAGCATTGGAGAATGTTCTGGGTCTTCTAGGACAAGCACTAATGATCCCAGGAATCTTCTGGTTAATTGATGTTCATTTTTGAACGTCATCCTCATCTTTGAGTATTGTAATTGGGGGATCTTGGGGACACAGGGACTCACCTCCCCTTTTTGTCAGTTGcttggcttctctttctctccacattttctttcttctgtagaAGCTAAAATATTTGAGGACAGGAGATGGGCGGAGGATGGGAGCCAATTGCCAGGCACATTATATCTGAAACCAAGTTTTTGTGAGGTGAGTTATCTTTGGGTTTTCACGCATTGGGTGCAGGCCCTTCCTGACTTGAACTTGCATTTCAGAGCTCATCCCCTGCCACTGTTTCCCCTAATCCACCCCTCAGCCCTGGCGCCCCCGGGTGTGATCTAGGCCTATCCATTCCACTCCTGGAGGATCTGTTTCCACTATGGAGTATTCTCCATCGTTCTCAAATTCAGACACTGTGGTTGGTGTTGGTGATACAGAAATGGGTAAAAGGAAGTTAGAGTGCCTggcagacagaaaatcaaacagGAAGTCAGCATGGAGCAGAAGCATTGGACAGGACCATTCATGGGCTGTTCCGTGCGTGCCCACCACCATCTGCGTTCTCGAAGCCTTTGGAACTATGTGCGGACCTCTGTCATTTCTCCCAGTGGCCTGTGAACCAGCTGGGGGCCAATGTCATGTGTCCTCCCTGGTGTCGGGCCCCGGGCAGGGGGTCAGCCACGGCCTCCGCGGTCTGCACACTTTTGCCAATCACTTATACGAGTCTAACAGCGCAGGATGCCCCACTCAGAGGTCCTGCTTGAGGGGCAGCATAGTGACAAGTTTGTTGACGTGGGACCTGGGCTGAGCAGGACAGACCCATACTCGTGTTTGTAGGCCTACAGGGAATCCTGCCAGAAGTTCTACCAGGCAGAGCTGGAGGAGCTGTCGTTCGCCAAAGACACCGAAGAATGCCGGGAGCACATAAACCACTGGGTGACAGAGAAGACGGAAGGTGAGAGAGGCCCACCAGCCATGCGGCTCGGGTATTTTTCTCAGGTTTATGAGGTCACGAAGTGGTCATTTCCAAAAGCTACGTCAACCGAGTGAGAATCTCAGACCCTCTCCCCTTCTGGATTGTGCTGGAAACTGCATGAGAAGTGCTTCCTGTTTGGGGTGGATGAACTGggctggctcagaggttgggACTGACACCAACCCCGTTCTAGGAAGCTTTTGAGAAAGAAACAGGGATCTGCTAGGGGCACCGTCTACACTCAACCCTTTCATTGTTGTAGCTAGGGAAATAGACTCATCAGCACCATATGGATTCACTTTTTCTCCCTGACTGATGGTTCCTTTGCTGATGGTCCCTGTCAGCCTTCTGGGTGAGGAGGGGAAAGCCCTCGTCATGCCCCGAGGGCAGGATGATGTTCGGGTTAGGTTGCGGCTGAGATGGGGCCACATTTCACGTCACCCCCCTGTGGTGACGAGGACAGGCTAGTTTTGTCTATGGGGCTGTCCTCCCGTTGTCACGTGACTGTGGTGGAATTTGCTTTCAGGGCAAGAGCTTCTCTGCCTTGTCCAGATTCTGGAAGGGCAGCTCATGAGGAACCTGCAGCCTCCCCTGCCCAGACCACCCTCTGTCTTAGCAGGAATCCTTCTGCCAGTGCTTGGCTAGAGTTCACAGGGGAAGGGCATGCTTTTAAGCACTCAGAGTACCTGACACAAGCTAGAAACTTCTAGAAGTGtaggtatgggggggggggggtgttagaTCACTTATTTCTTCATGTGCTCACCTAGCCTGCAGTAGtacatccattcttttttttttcttttaaagattttatgtatttattcatgagagacacacagagaggcagagacacaggcagagggagaagcaggctccctgtggggagcccaatgtgggactcgatctcaggaccctgggatcctgggatcctgacctgagccaaaggcagacgctcaaccactgagccacccaggcgccccacatcCACTCTGTCTTTATGGTGCACCCACTTCATGTCAGGCAGCAGCTGAGCCCATGGTTGTACTGAACGCCAATCAAATAATGATCGTGGGAAGGGTACAGCCTCTCACGTCCTCCTATGTTATATGTGCAGTGGTCTCTCGCTTTCCCATTGATCCAGCACTGCTAGCACTTCATTTGGGGATGCCAGAAGCTTCTACGTACATCACACTTCCTCCCTACATTACTCACTTCCTCTTCATCAGATAGACTACCATTGTGTTTCCCCAAGGTATCAGCGCCATAGGGGACATTGGGCATCACCTTGTCCCTGGTCTTATTGGATAACTTAATTCGAGCCCCTTTATTGCACCCCTTAATCCCGTCCCCCCATTCACTGCCTTCAGGAGGGCTGCTTTCATCCATTTACGGGTCTGTATTCTTTCATCCTTCAGAAGCTTCTCTTCGCCTAAGTGAGATTTGAAGCTTAGCATAGAGCAATTTTCTCAACCAGAGGCAGCCCCCAGGTGATGTTTGCCAATGGCTaaagacattttggttgtcacaactggggaaATGCTACTGGTGGAACATCCTACAATGCCCAGGACGCTTCCCACAACAAAGAAGTATCTGGCTTACAATGTCAGTAGCGGCATCAAGGTTGGCAAGCATACAATTAGAAGCAAGACTCTTGGGCTATTGTCTCGGCTCAGGCACTTGCCACCTATGTGACCTTCGCAAAATGTCAGGCAAATGCCTTGACCTGAATTTCTAGATCTATAAATTGAGGGCAAAATGATAGTTGACCTGCCTGCTTCGAGATTGCTGTTTAGGGGCAAGCAGTACATGTCCTGTGTGTGCGCAGCACTACATCCCATCGCCCTTTCCTCAGACAGCCAGGAGGGCAGGATTCCAGCCTGGCTATCAGCCAAGCCAAGCTTCATATGTCAGGAGCATTGTCAGAAGAGAATGTTtattcccctcccttctccccccaaaTAGCGATAAACTTCTCTCATATTCTTTGCAGGGAAGATTTCAGAGATCCTGGGTGCTGGGACGGTTGATGCACTGACTAAGCTGGTTCTCGTGAATGCCATCTATTTCAAAGGGAAATGGCATGAACAgtttgacagaaagagcacaagggGAATGCCCTTTAAAATCAACCAGGTAGGGAAGTATTTGTTGGATGCACTGCTACTCCCTTAATGTGATATGCTGGGAAAGATTGTGGgtgaataggaaaaataattgatttcatACTATATTTCTGAATGAATTTCATACCCCCTGTATATCTTTTgttggagaggggaagagaaaaggtaaaatcatttttatattgacAGTTTTGTGTTCACATCCTTTGTAAACCGATTCGTCTGTCTTTGGCCCTATTATTTAGATCGAAAGAAAATGTTCTCTAACCCTTGGCATTACGTATGTCCTGAAATATCACTGTATTGACGTAGACACCTTCTTGCAATGTCAGTGACAACTATGCCTATATATTCACTTATAATTCACAGCCATGCAATTCtgaacacaagaaaaaaagtgTTAACAGATGTTCAGGCtaactttgtctttatttttagatctttttaaaaataaaaattgtatataaggTGAGTGAGATGATGATTTGATGtaatacatataatgaaataactGTTGTGGTCAAGCCAATTAACATACACTTTCCTTACATGGTTACCGTATTATTTTTGTGATGAGGGCACCtgaaatctactctcttagcaaatttccatATTCACTACAAGTATTAGTAACTGTAGTCATCATACTGGACATCAGATCTCTAGACTTAAAGcctaactttaaaaatacttttgtccCTTCACTGTTAAGTATGTTAGTAATTGGCGTCAATAGCAATTAGCTTGAAATTTCACTTGCATCAACTTGATGATAGGATATTGCACGCAGATTTAAAAGTCTAGAAATGCATTTGATGCAAGCTTTAGAAATGGTGGACACAACAAATCTTGTCAAGGTCCCCTCTCCAAGAAAACCAAAGCCATAAAGCCATATAATTgagcaataaaaatataagtcTCTGTGGCCTATACATCTTTTCTAACCACATCCTTCAACCACAAAACCTGATTTTTAGTTAATTCTCCCCTTAACTTGGATAAATAAAGTTTAACTATAAGGTTGCTAGGAGTGTTTCTCTAATGCatcttttcagaaaagaaaaacacaatttcttCTGGAAGTAATGTAGGGTGTTGTCTCTCTCTATTCAtaaattttattctctctcccttggtAATGGTTGATCTGCTGGGACAATAGCATGTTGTATTCGATACTAATATGTAAGAGTGAAGATTTTGCATCTATCAGCATAATGTGCAGAAATAGTAATTCTCTTCTCTGTACCTGGGGGTTCTGCAGATTAAATATATCTTATCTTTAGTAAGCTGTGCTCATTTTCCAGCAATCGGATTTTAATTTCGTATTTTCATTAGGAGAGAAAGACGGTGCAGATGATGTTTAAGCAGGCTAAATTTAAAATGGGGTATGTGGATGACGTGCACACTCAGATCCTGGAGCTGCCCTATGCAGGGGAGGAGCTGAGCATGGTCATTCTGCTGCCAGATGACAACACTGATCTCGCCGAGGTAAGCCCTCATCAGGGAGTCGGAGCATCTGCGGAGACAGCTTGAGTCCATTTTTTAATGTTCGTCCATCAGATGGCATTTGAGGAATTCCAGTTGAGGGTTTTTAGGAGTATTGAATGAACAGCATCTCATGTCTTGGTGAACATGTGTTTGCATTTCTGTTGAGTATGTATCCAGGAGTGGAATTGGGCGAGGTCACATTCTGATGAAGCTGAGAAGAGAGACTTCAAAAATTCTAAGAATGCTATGCTTCTTTCTGAAGGGAGGGGCTAGTTGAGGTCCTAATAATTATTGAAGTAAAGTGCTAGGCATGAAGAGGGATTAATCTGggtactgtttcttttcttttcttttcttttcttttcttttcttttcttttcttttcttttcttttctttttttcttttctttcttttcttttcttctttttttcttcttcttttcttttctttcttttttcttttcttttctcttcttttctttctttctttttttttttttttaaagattttatttattcattcatgagagcacagagagagagggcggcagagactaggcagagggagaagcaggctaccctgCCAGGAACCTGATGCAACACTccatcccagtactctgggatcacaccccaagccaaaggcagatgctcaaccactgagccacccaggcatccctgggcagTGTTTCTTAAACATGAATGTGCATAGGAAACTCCTGGGTgtcttattaaaatgcaatttttgaTTTGTGGCTGGGGAGCGGCAATGGtctgagattttgcatttctaacaagattCCAGGTGATGTAGATGCTGCTGgtcagggaccacactttgagtagcaagagGCTCAAGTACAGCTGAAGAATTTTCTTTAGACAGGAGGAGGGGGCTCTCTTCCCTTGAAAGAAAAGGAACGAGTTCACAGT
It encodes the following:
- the SERPINB8 gene encoding serpin B8 isoform X1, translating into MDDLYEANGSFAINLLKMLGREDSSRNVFCSPLSISSALAMVFMGAKGNTAAQMSQALCLSRDGDIHQGFRSLLAEVNKSGTQYLLRTANRLFGEETCDFLPAYRESCQKFYQAELEELSFAKDTEECREHINHWVTEKTEGKISEILGAGTVDALTKLVLVNAIYFKGKWHEQFDRKSTRGMPFKINQERKTVQMMFKQAKFKMGYVDDVHTQILELPYAGEELSMVILLPDDNTDLAEVEKALTYEKFRAWTDPENMTKNKVQVFLPRLKLEESYDLESFLRSVGMIDAFEEAKADFSGMSAKKNVPVSKVAHKCFVEVNEEGTEAAAATAVVRNARCSRAEPRFCADHPFLFFIIHHRTNSILFCGRFCSP